A DNA window from Solanum stenotomum isolate F172 unplaced genomic scaffold, ASM1918654v1 scaffold28368, whole genome shotgun sequence contains the following coding sequences:
- the LOC125851654 gene encoding receptor like protein 22-like, translating into MSNLTHLQQLDLSSNSLCGPLPHNASNHQKLTQLDLYDNLLNGTIPSWLFSLHLLRSLLSLSRNQFSGLPDELKTNPALIEVDLSNKQLSGSFPQSLVNLTNLETLDLSSNNITGPFPASILSLTHLEYLDLSSNSLSGPLPSNASMLQKLISVDLSYNSLNGTIPSWNLPLLSLLWLHYNQLSGSFPQSLVNLTNLVYLDLSSNNITIAEGINITFPCLEVLQLSSCELKDFPHFLTNVKTLQVLDISNNKICGQIPNWFSSMSFSNSIPSCLGSMANLTVLDLKKEQPHRESSSIMCTEHFIEYHCRKCLARNLEELQVLILKSNKFHGPTSTCQTKFCFPKLRIFDLSCNELSGSLPAKVFRNFKAMIKLDGEDTGEIEYMKLSDTSYEDSVSLVIKGQVIELQRISTIMTTIDLSSNHFEGVIPETLKDLSSLWLLNLSHNNLIGHIPMELGQLNKLEALDLSWNRLTGKIPQELTRMNFLAFLNVSQNHLVGPIPHSLQFNTFENDSYGGNLDLCGPPLSKQCGTSDSSHVPQALESYFFSGFTWESVVIGYSFGLVVETIMWSLMFKYRKPKWLVEFFDGLMPQKRRRPKKRAQRQQT; encoded by the exons ATGTCAAACTTGACACATCTTCAACAGTTAGACTTGTCTAGTAATTCCCTATGTGGCCCACTTCCTCATAATGCGAGCAATCATCAAAAGCTAACCCAACTGGATTTGTATGACAACTTACTGAATGGTACCATACCATCTTGGTTGTTTAGCCTCCATTTGCTAAGATCTTTATTGTCGCTCAGTCGAAATCAATTTAGTGGACTACCCGATGAGCTCAAAACAAATCCAGCATTAATAGAAGTGGATTTAAGCAATAAGCAACTCAGTGGTTCTTTTCCTCAATCACTTGTGAATCTCACAAACCTTGAAACCCTTGACCTTTCATCAAATAACATCACCGGTCCATTTCCCGCTTCAATTTTAAGTTTGACACATCTTGAATACTTAGACTTGTCGAGTAATTCCCTATCTGGCCCACTGCCTAGCAATGCAAGCATGCTTCAAAAACTAATTTCTGTGGATTTGTCTTACAACTCGCTGAATGGTACCATACCATCTTGGAACCTCCCTTTACTATCTTTGTTGTGGCTCCATTATAATCAACTCAGTGGTTCTTTTCCTCAATCACTTGTGAATCTCACAAACCTTGTATACCTTGACCTTTCATCAAATAACATCACCATTGCTGAGGGAATAAATATCACCTTTCCTTGCCTAGAAGTTTTGCAGCTATCATCTTGTGAACTGAAGGATTTTCCACACTTCTTGACAAATGTAAAGACACTTCAGGTCTTGGATATTTCTAATAATAAGATTTGTGGTCAAATCCCTAACTGGTTTAGCAGCATGAG CTTCAGTAACTCGATTCCAAGTTGCTTGGGAAGCATGGCTAATCTAACGGTGTTGGACTTAAAGAAAGAACAACCTCACAGGGAGTCTTCCTCCATTATGTGCACAGAGCACTTCATTGAGTACCATTGTCGTAAATG CTTGGCTCGGAATCTTGAAGAGCTGCAGGTCCTTATATTAAAGTCGAACAAGTTCCATGGACCTACAAGTACGTGTCAGACTAAGTTTTGCTTTCCTAAGTTGCGAATTTTCGATCTTTCTTGTAATGAATTAAGTGGCTCACTTCCTGCAAAAGTTTTTAGAAACTTCAAGGCAATGATAAAATTAGATGGCGAAGACACAGGAGAGATAGAGTACATGAAACTATCTGACACATCGTATGAGGATTCAGTGAGTTTGGTAATCAAAGGGCAGGTTATTGAGCTACAAAGAATCAGCACAATTATGACAACCATAGATCTCTCAAGCAACCATTTTGAAGGTGTCATTCCGGAAACACTAAAAGATCTCAGCTCACTTTGGCTACTCAATTTATCCCATAACAATCTCATAGGTCATATTCCAATGGAATTGGGGCAATTGAATAAACTTGAAGCTTTAGATCTCTCCTGGAATCGGCTCACTGGAAAGATTCCGCAGGAATTAACAAGAATGAACTTTCTGGCCTTCTTAAACGTCTCTCAAAATCATCTCGTCGGACCAATTCCTCACAGTCTACAGTTCAACACATTTGAAAATGACTCGTATGGCGGCAACCTTGATTTATGTGGTCCTCCTTTATCAAAACAATGTGGAACGAGTGATTCATCACATGTTCCTCAAGCATTGGAGTCCTATTTTTTTAGTGGATTTACATGGGAATCAGTAGTCATAGGCTACAGTTTTGGACTAGTTGTTGAAACTATCATGTGGAGTCTCATGTTTAAATATCGTAAGCCAAAATGGTTAGTGGAATTTTTTGATGGACTCATGCCTCAGAAAAGAAGAAGGCCAAAGAAGAGAGCTCAGAGACAACAGACTTAA
- the LOC125851655 gene encoding receptor-like protein Cf-9 homolog gives MFIELRMLDISSNAFTENLPTSLLQHLKAMRTIDQAMNAPSDEGDGYYYQDSVAVVTKGLELEVMRILFLYTTIDFSNNKFERHIPSIMGDLIALRMLNLSHNGLQGHIPPSLGRLTLVESLDLSSNHLVGEIPTQFASLTSLAVLNLSYNHLEGCIPQGNQFHTFDNNSYVGNDGLRGFSLLKGCGSDGNDSESEKTDTGSELDEESNSEFLNDFWKAALMGYGSGLCIGLSIIYIMISTGKPIWLARIIVELEHKILMGRRKKQRKQRSYRRSK, from the coding sequence ATGTTTATTGAGCTTCGAATGTTGGATATCTCTTCCAATGCCTTCACGGAAAACTTACCGACGAGTCTGCTTCAACATTTAAAAGCCATGAGGACAATTGATCAAGCGATGAATGCACCAAGTGATGAAGGAGATGGATATTATTACCAAGACTCGGTAGCTGTCGTAACAAAGGGATTGGAGCTTGAAGTTATGAGAATCTTGTTTTTGTACACCACTATCGATTTTTCAAACAATAAGTTTGAAAGACATATTCCAAGTATTATGGGAGATCTCATTGCACTTCGCATGCTAAATTTATCTCATAATGGATTACAAGGTCATATACCGCCATCACTTGGAAGATTAACTTTGGTTGAATCACTGGACCTGTCAAGTAACCACCTTGTAGGAGAGATACCAACACAATTTGCTTCTCTAACTTCTCTTGCAGTCTTAAATCTCTCCTACAATCATCTCGAAGGGTGCATTCCTCAAGGAAATCAATTTCATACCTTTGACAACAATTCATATGTAGGTAATGATGGATTACGTGGATTCTCACTTTTGAAAGGCTGTGGTAGTGATGGTAATGATTCAGAATCAGAGAAAACTGATACCGGATCTGAGCTTGATGAAGAAAGCAACTCTGAATTTCTGAATGATTTTTGGAAAGCAGCTCTTATGGGCTATGGAAGTGGACTTTGTATTGGATTATCCATTATATATATCATGATTTCAACTGGAAAACCGATATGGCTTGCAAGAATCATTGTGGAGCTGGAGCATAAAATTCTGAtgggaagaagaaagaagcaGCGAAA